From one Lycium barbarum isolate Lr01 chromosome 6, ASM1917538v2, whole genome shotgun sequence genomic stretch:
- the LOC132643572 gene encoding dicarboxylate transporter 1, chloroplastic codes for MASLALTSSINLHLRPTPSHKPLQFTQTSQNPPSSLSSSFKNPFNLGKRSNLENPRSIIVRASSSSFKNPINLEKKWNLGKQWNLGKPRSVIVKASTSSTAIVPPQQPWQGAAMKPLIASIATGIIIWFIPAPTGVTKNAWQLLAIFLATIVGIITQPLPLGAVALMGLGACVLTKTLTFAAAFSAFGDPIPWLIALAFFFARGFIKTGLGNRIAYQFVSLFGSSSLGLGYSLVFSEALLAPAIPSVSARAGGIFLPLVKSLCVACGSNAGDGTEHKLGSWLMLTCFQTSVISSSMFLTAMAANPLSANLTLSTINQTIGWMDWAKAAIVPGLVSLIVVPLLLYVIYPPSVKSSPDAPRLAKEKLEKMGPMSKNEIIMAGTLLLTVGLWIFGSTLKVDAVTAAILGLSVLLITGVVTWKECLGEAVAWDTLTWFAALIAMAGYLNKYGLISWFSETVVKVVGGLGLSWQLSFGILVLLYFYSHYFFASGAAHIGAMFTAFLSVASALGTPPYLGALVLSFLSNLMGGITHYGIGSAPVFYGANYVPLAKWWGYGFVCSVVNLIIWLGVGGIWWKAIGLW; via the exons ATGGCGTCTTTGGCCCTCACCTCCTCCATCAACCTCCATCTCAGGCCAACCCCATCTCATAAACCCCTTCAATTCACTCAAACATCACAAAACCCCCCATCAAGTTTGTCTTCTTCATTCAAGAACCCCTTCAATCTTGGAAAAAGGTCAAATCTTGAAAACCCCAGAAGCATAATTGTAAGGGCCTCATCATCTTCATTCAAGAACCCCATAAATCTTGAAAAAAAATGGAATCTTGGAAAACAATGGAATCTTGGAAAACCAAGAAGTGTAATTGTAAAGGCTTCAACTTCATCAACTGCAATAGTTCCACCACAACAACCATGGCAAGGTGCTGCTATGAAGCCATTGATTGCATCTATAGCCACTGGAATTATTATTTGGTTTATTCCAGCACCTACTGGTGTGACAAAAAATGCATGGCAATTGTTAGCTATCTTTCTTGCTACAATTGTTGGGATTATTACACAACCTTTACCACTTGGTGCTGTTGCGCTTATGGGACTTGGTGCTTGTGTATTAACTAAAACACTTACATTTGCTGCTGCATTTTCAGCTTTTGGTGATCCAATTCCATGGTTAATTGCACTTGCATTTTTCTTTGCTAGAGGATTTATTAAAACAGGATTAGGAAACAGGATTGCTTATCAGTTTGTTTCATTGTTTGGTAGTTCTTCATTGGGGTTAGGTTATAGCTTAGTTTTCAGTGAAGCACTTCTAGCACCTGCTATACCATCAGTTTCTGCAAGAGCTGGTGGGATTTTTTTACCATTAGTTAAGTCACTTTGCGTCGCTTGTGGAAGTAATGCAGGTGATGGAACAGAACATAAGTTAGGATCGTGGTTGATGCTTACTTGTTTTCAAACATCTGTTATTTCATCATCCATGTTCTTGACAGCTATGGCTGCTAATCCGTTGAGCGCAAATTTGACGCTTAGTACTATTAATCAGACAATTGGTTGGATGGATTGGGCTAAAGCAGCTATAGTTCCTGGTTTGGTGTCTTTGATTGTGGTTCCATTGTTGTTGTATGTAATTTATCCACCTTCTGTGAAGAGTAGTCCTGATGCTCCTAGGTTGGCTAAGGAGAAGTTGGAGAAGATGGGACCAATGTCTAAGAATGAGATTATTATGGCTGGAACTCTGCTTCTTACG GTTGGACTTTGGATTTTTGGTAGTACATTAAAGGTTGATGCTGTTACTGCAGCAATTCTTGGACTATCTGTACTCCTTATAACTGGGGTTGTCACATGGAAGGAGTGCTTGGGTGAGGCAGTTGCTTGGGACACCCTTACTTGGTTTGCTGCACTGATTGCAATGGCTGGTTATCTAAACAAATATGGTCTCATCTCTTGGTTTAGTGAGACAGTGGTCAAG GTTGTTGGTGGATTAGGTCTTTCATGGCAGTTGTCGTTCGGAATTCTTGTTCTTCTGTACTTCTACTCCCACTACTTCTTCGCAAGTGGAGCTGCTCATATCGGAGCAATGTTCACAGCATTCTTATCTGTTGCTAGTGCCTTAGGTACTCCACCATACTTGGGAGCGTTGGTTCTCTCATTCCTCTCGAACCTTATGGGTGGAATCACCCACTACGGAATTGGATCTGCACCTGTATTCTACGGTGCAAACTATGTTCCCCTTGCTAAATGGTGGGGATACGGGTTCGTATGTTCTGTCGTCAACCTTATTATCTGGCTTGGTGTCGGAGGAATTTGGTGGAAGGCTATCGGCTTGTGGTAG